A single window of Archangium gephyra DNA harbors:
- a CDS encoding WecB/TagA/CpsF family glycosyltransferase, with protein sequence MSSQEPTKSERARNFMALMNRIRIIDDEAAEQALLDELSRPTRPFILSFLNAHAVNLGWNQPGMLEGLLRSDMVLRDGIGVKLGLKAFQRPFGLNMNGTDFIPKVARAYKGRRVALFGTRSPWLDNARRTLEEWGLNVVASQEGFDPPETYLRLAAETKPELIIMAMGMPKQEEVSVKLREVLTHPVLIVNGGAILDYIGGKVPRAPVVMRQVGMEWLFRLAVEPRRLFSRYVLGIPIYFAHVAEVRRSGETGEPPGGQAVR encoded by the coding sequence ATGTCGAGCCAGGAGCCCACGAAGTCCGAGCGCGCGCGCAACTTCATGGCGCTGATGAACCGCATCCGCATCATCGACGACGAGGCGGCCGAGCAGGCCCTGCTCGACGAGCTCTCCCGCCCCACCCGTCCCTTCATCCTCTCCTTCCTCAACGCGCACGCGGTGAACCTGGGGTGGAATCAGCCAGGGATGCTGGAAGGGCTGTTGCGCTCGGACATGGTGTTGCGCGACGGCATCGGGGTGAAGCTGGGCCTCAAGGCGTTCCAGAGACCGTTCGGGCTCAACATGAATGGCACGGACTTCATCCCCAAGGTGGCGCGGGCGTACAAGGGCCGGCGGGTGGCGCTCTTCGGGACGCGCTCGCCGTGGCTGGACAACGCGCGGCGCACGCTCGAGGAGTGGGGGCTGAACGTGGTGGCGAGCCAGGAGGGGTTCGATCCACCGGAGACGTACCTGCGGCTGGCGGCGGAGACGAAGCCGGAGCTCATCATCATGGCGATGGGCATGCCCAAGCAGGAGGAGGTGTCGGTGAAGCTGCGCGAGGTGCTCACGCACCCGGTGCTCATCGTGAATGGGGGCGCCATCCTGGACTACATCGGCGGCAAGGTGCCGCGGGCGCCGGTGGTGATGCGGCAGGTGGGGATGGAGTGGCTGTTCCGTCTGGCGGTGGAGCCCAGGCGCCTCTTCAGCCGCTACGTGCTGGGCATCCCCATCTACTTCGCGCACGTGGCGGAGGTGCGGCGCTCGGGAGAGACGGGAGAGCCGCCGGGCGGCCAAGCGGTGCGCTAG
- a CDS encoding acyltransferase family protein — protein MESAQTAHQAFLRTKTFGALDGLRALAIFAVVLYHVLEAREGLVGRFYLSVSLFFAISGFLITTLLLRERAQTGTISLKGFYARRSLRIFPLYYAVTALYIVLVSVFETDMVVRGAFFDNVKYYLTYTSNWFINLEEGRIIFYFAWSMATEEQFYLLWPFVVRYFKSTWGPVVFMSGMLAVGIFMGWATKTGFLDTRHLWVRILASISISVCMGCLSAYLVHFPKPFAWTWKVLGQVWSVPVMVVLVFLAIYNYNTPLWLSSLLLTLMVLAMCIRPHHVMAPLIDHKWLRYVGSITYGIYLMHMISLNIVRRVVPHNLALYYVLTLALSIFFATLSYRYFEKPFLKLKDRFDWRGKKPVAEAPQPVVSTPVNPG, from the coding sequence ATGGAATCCGCCCAGACCGCCCATCAAGCCTTTCTTCGCACCAAGACCTTCGGAGCCCTGGACGGGCTGCGAGCCCTCGCCATCTTCGCGGTGGTGCTCTACCACGTGCTGGAGGCGCGCGAGGGGCTGGTGGGACGCTTCTACCTGAGCGTCTCGCTCTTCTTCGCCATCAGCGGCTTCCTCATCACGACGCTGCTGTTGCGCGAGCGGGCCCAGACGGGGACCATCTCGCTCAAGGGCTTCTACGCGCGGCGCTCGCTGCGCATCTTCCCGCTCTACTACGCGGTGACGGCGCTCTACATCGTGCTGGTGTCCGTGTTCGAGACGGACATGGTGGTGCGCGGGGCGTTCTTCGACAACGTGAAGTACTACCTCACGTACACGTCGAACTGGTTCATCAACCTGGAAGAAGGGCGCATCATCTTCTACTTCGCGTGGTCCATGGCCACCGAGGAGCAGTTCTACCTGCTGTGGCCCTTCGTGGTGCGCTACTTCAAGAGCACGTGGGGCCCGGTGGTGTTCATGTCGGGGATGCTGGCGGTGGGCATCTTCATGGGCTGGGCGACGAAGACGGGCTTCCTGGACACGCGGCACCTGTGGGTGCGGATTCTGGCGAGCATCTCCATCTCGGTGTGCATGGGCTGCCTGTCGGCGTACCTGGTGCACTTCCCCAAGCCCTTCGCGTGGACGTGGAAGGTGTTGGGGCAGGTGTGGAGCGTGCCGGTGATGGTGGTGTTGGTGTTCCTGGCCATCTACAACTACAACACGCCCTTGTGGCTGTCCTCGCTGCTGCTGACGCTGATGGTCCTCGCAATGTGCATCCGGCCCCACCACGTGATGGCGCCGCTCATCGACCACAAGTGGCTGCGCTACGTGGGCTCCATCACGTACGGCATCTACCTGATGCACATGATTTCGCTGAACATCGTGCGCCGGGTGGTGCCGCACAACCTGGCGCTGTACTACGTGCTGACGCTGGCGCTGAGCATCTTCTTCGCGACGCTGAGCTACCGCTACTTCGAGAAGCCCTTCCTGAAGCTGAAGGACCGGTTCGACTGGCGCGGGAAGAAGCCGGTGGCCGAGGCGCCGCAGCCGGTGGTGAGCACGCCGGTCAACCCGGGCTGA
- a CDS encoding carbamoyl-phosphate synthase yields the protein MTTQSRPPILLTMADYYGTLAAVRSLGRLGIPVTVAESKLLAPARWSRYVTRRVECPDVGDSDAFLEWLLRFGEAEPGHVLYPTSDDMAWLFALHREELGQHFRMYQPGVDVIYGLLNKQRLHDLCKDVGLDVPDTWFPEGEGDLEKVAAEARFPVLLKPQTQILFESHVKGSQVERASELLPRYREFLERNRYGRKLLDYDPKANRPMVQAFYTEAAQNIFSLSGFVDRTGELFVARGALKVLQRPRKLGIGLCFEEVPVDPELAEKVRALCKKLGYHGTFEVEFIRAGGKQLLIDFNPRFYSQMGFDIARGSPLPLFVYEAACGHEERLGEVAREALGWKGGGQYIYCHRGIFELLLRAQGLSGRLSSGEVKQWREWYARNRERAVDAVIDTGDWVPWMVDVAMHLRSYARHPKGFIRTMVLDR from the coding sequence ATGACGACGCAGTCCCGTCCCCCCATCCTGCTGACGATGGCCGACTACTACGGCACGCTGGCCGCGGTGCGCAGCCTGGGCCGTCTGGGGATACCGGTCACCGTGGCCGAGTCCAAGCTGCTGGCGCCGGCGCGCTGGAGCCGCTACGTGACGAGGCGGGTGGAGTGCCCGGACGTGGGCGACTCGGACGCCTTCCTGGAGTGGCTGCTGCGCTTCGGCGAGGCGGAGCCGGGGCACGTGCTCTACCCGACGAGCGATGACATGGCGTGGCTGTTCGCGCTGCACCGCGAGGAGCTGGGCCAGCACTTCCGGATGTACCAGCCGGGGGTGGACGTCATCTACGGGCTGCTGAACAAGCAGCGGCTCCATGACTTGTGCAAGGACGTGGGGCTGGACGTACCGGACACGTGGTTCCCGGAGGGCGAGGGGGACCTGGAGAAGGTGGCGGCCGAGGCGCGCTTCCCGGTGCTGCTCAAGCCGCAGACGCAGATTCTGTTCGAGAGCCACGTGAAGGGCTCGCAGGTGGAGCGCGCGAGCGAGCTGTTGCCGCGCTACCGCGAGTTCCTGGAGCGCAACCGGTACGGGCGCAAGCTGCTGGATTACGACCCGAAGGCGAACCGGCCGATGGTGCAGGCCTTCTACACGGAGGCGGCGCAGAACATCTTCAGCCTGAGCGGCTTCGTGGACCGGACGGGCGAGCTGTTCGTGGCACGCGGGGCGCTGAAGGTGTTGCAGCGTCCGCGCAAGTTGGGCATTGGCCTGTGCTTCGAGGAAGTGCCGGTGGATCCAGAGCTCGCGGAGAAGGTGCGGGCGCTGTGCAAGAAGCTGGGGTACCACGGCACGTTCGAGGTGGAGTTCATCCGGGCGGGTGGGAAGCAGCTGCTGATCGACTTCAACCCGCGCTTCTACAGCCAGATGGGGTTCGACATCGCCCGGGGGAGCCCGCTGCCGCTGTTCGTGTACGAGGCGGCGTGTGGGCACGAGGAGCGGTTGGGCGAGGTGGCGCGCGAGGCGCTGGGGTGGAAGGGTGGAGGCCAGTACATCTACTGCCACCGGGGCATCTTCGAGCTGCTGTTGAGGGCGCAGGGGTTGTCGGGGCGGCTGAGCTCGGGAGAGGTGAAGCAGTGGCGCGAGTGGTACGCGCGCAACCGGGAGCGGGCGGTGGACGCGGTCATCGACACGGGGGACTGGGTGCCGTGGATGGTGGACGTGGCCATGCACCTGCGCTCGTACGCGCGGCACCCCAAGGGCTTCATCCGGACGATGGTGCTGGACCGGTAG
- a CDS encoding AAA family ATPase, which yields MLERIEIENLGSIQNTGVSLSPLTVLLGSNASGKTTVMRGIELFAMLRNQPWQEVTYAGKSLAGDHWPNLINGGDTTKRLILRGFVQPDSIEPDCVMKLGIDWKQLLSSIVAQASTEKPAEPEFLDEKLKDPKGGWLMAGTQPNVISTAREFPPITLVRPRHSSITRVTSQLGALPPFREQLADLVQNLESFGTARYFRPNSAAMLYLTFKQQVSPDGSGFVAALATLQNRESERFEGIEQRLSELFPHIRRIRFDISAEGKIQHLVFETRRSARLIPAEMEADGVLTTLFLLWAGATTPPHGTLLIDDPEVALHPHLMGKRVEFLRSLANGELTGHPLRVVVATQSIDFVRWVEPSEIRVVEYSNETGTLVHAIPENETLRTLVDKFQANAGDLWYSGTLGGVPGVGE from the coding sequence ATGCTGGAACGAATTGAAATCGAGAACCTCGGCTCCATCCAGAATACGGGCGTGTCGCTCAGCCCCCTGACGGTGCTCCTCGGGTCCAACGCTTCCGGCAAGACGACCGTGATGCGCGGCATCGAGCTGTTCGCGATGCTGCGGAACCAGCCCTGGCAAGAAGTCACCTATGCGGGCAAGTCGCTGGCAGGCGACCATTGGCCCAATCTCATCAACGGGGGAGATACGACCAAGCGCCTCATCCTCCGCGGATTCGTCCAGCCCGACTCCATTGAGCCTGATTGCGTGATGAAGCTCGGCATCGATTGGAAGCAACTGCTCAGCAGCATCGTCGCTCAGGCGAGCACGGAGAAGCCAGCCGAGCCGGAGTTCCTGGATGAAAAGCTGAAGGATCCCAAGGGTGGATGGCTCATGGCGGGCACACAGCCAAATGTCATTTCGACGGCTCGCGAGTTCCCCCCCATCACCCTGGTTCGGCCACGCCACAGTTCCATCACCCGAGTGACTTCCCAGCTCGGAGCCCTTCCGCCTTTCCGCGAGCAGCTAGCGGATCTCGTCCAGAACCTCGAGTCGTTCGGAACCGCGCGCTACTTCCGGCCGAACAGCGCAGCGATGCTCTATCTGACCTTCAAGCAACAGGTGAGCCCAGACGGTTCGGGGTTCGTTGCCGCACTGGCCACTTTGCAGAACCGCGAGAGCGAGCGATTCGAAGGCATCGAGCAACGCCTGAGCGAACTCTTCCCACACATCCGGCGTATCCGTTTTGACATCAGCGCGGAAGGGAAGATCCAACACCTGGTCTTCGAGACCCGTCGCTCCGCGCGGCTCATTCCCGCCGAGATGGAAGCGGATGGTGTCCTGACCACCCTGTTCCTCTTATGGGCCGGAGCAACGACACCTCCCCATGGCACACTTCTCATCGATGATCCGGAGGTGGCTCTCCATCCTCATCTGATGGGAAAACGCGTCGAATTCCTGCGCTCCCTCGCGAACGGAGAGCTCACCGGCCATCCGCTACGGGTCGTCGTCGCGACTCAATCCATCGACTTCGTGCGCTGGGTGGAGCCTTCGGAGATCCGCGTCGTCGAGTACAGCAACGAAACGGGCACGCTCGTTCACGCCATTCCGGAGAATGAAACGCTGCGGACCCTCGTCGACAAGTTCCAGGCAAACGCAGGTGACCTCTGGTACTCAGGAACTCTCGGAGGTGTGCCGGGGGTGGGAGAATGA
- a CDS encoding fatty acid desaturase family protein has product MTLFRHPEDRIPVLLFLCVFALDLTVYFTASSWWLPVLWLGVMAIPKGWISAWNHHHQHLNMFRHAPLNRLLELVFGFQTGIISHAWFLHHVVGHHLNYLDQEKDESRWKRDDGSTMGEVEYSLKTALTAYPRAFQVGRRYPKALRVFLAMGGVQLALLGVLFWHNWFNALFVFLLPMCLSLYLTVWATYFHHVGLETEEHAEASYNILHRGYNLMTGNLGYHAAHHAKQGLHWSKLPQLHAQMAKDIPATLYRQPGIPFVWSGSEEKLELSDEQVAAALTQVRPAGS; this is encoded by the coding sequence ATGACCCTGTTCCGACATCCTGAAGACCGAATTCCCGTCCTGTTGTTCCTGTGTGTGTTCGCGCTCGACCTGACCGTGTACTTCACGGCGAGCAGCTGGTGGCTGCCCGTGCTGTGGCTCGGTGTGATGGCCATTCCCAAGGGGTGGATCAGCGCGTGGAACCACCACCACCAGCACCTGAACATGTTCCGCCACGCGCCGCTCAACCGGCTGCTGGAGCTCGTGTTCGGCTTCCAGACGGGCATCATCTCGCACGCGTGGTTCCTGCACCACGTGGTCGGCCACCACCTGAACTACCTGGACCAGGAGAAGGACGAGTCGCGCTGGAAGCGCGATGACGGCTCCACCATGGGTGAGGTGGAGTACTCCCTCAAGACGGCGCTGACGGCCTATCCGCGGGCCTTCCAGGTGGGCCGCAGGTACCCGAAGGCGCTGCGCGTCTTCCTGGCCATGGGCGGGGTGCAACTCGCGTTGCTCGGCGTGCTCTTCTGGCACAACTGGTTCAACGCGCTGTTCGTCTTCCTGCTGCCCATGTGCCTGTCGCTCTACCTCACCGTCTGGGCCACGTACTTCCACCACGTGGGGCTCGAGACGGAGGAGCACGCCGAGGCCTCGTACAACATCCTTCACCGGGGCTACAACCTGATGACGGGCAACCTTGGCTACCACGCCGCGCACCATGCGAAGCAGGGGCTGCACTGGTCGAAGCTGCCGCAGCTGCACGCGCAGATGGCCAAGGACATCCCCGCCACGCTCTACCGCCAGCCCGGCATTCCCTTCGTGTGGAGCGGCTCGGAGGAGAAGCTGGAGCTGAGTGACGAGCAGGTGGCGGCGGCGCTCACCCAGGTCCGGCCCGCGGGCTCCTGA
- a CDS encoding trifunctional serine/threonine-protein kinase/ATP-binding protein/sensor histidine kinase produces the protein MKSHVISGYGLREKLFESRHSLIYRAVREADGRPVVLKLVHAEYPTSEQLARFRYEFRMTRQAHGEGVIEALALEEFRQGVALVLEDFGGRSLMELLASGPLELGRFLDMAARLAEALGGVHQRRIIHKDINPSNILYNPDSDTLKLIDFGISTELSREVPEQVGPRVLEGTLPYISPEQTGRMNRAIDYRTDLYSLGVTLYQLVTGRLPFTAADPMGLVHAHIAQVPVPPHELVPSVPGVVSDIILRLLAKRAEDRYQSAFTLRADLERCLARLDKGGDITSFPIGANDVPDVLRLPQRLHGRERESQLLLEAFERVASGGKELLLVAGYSGIGKSALVHELHRPIVERRGYFISGKFDQFNRNIPYASLIQAVRQLVRQLLTEPAEELARWKERLLEAVGVNGQLIIDVIHEVALVIGEQPPVPELPSTEAQNRFNLTFERFFRVFADVSHPLAIFLDDLQWADLPSMRLLERLMTDAETKHLLLVGAYRDNEVDAGHPLLVTVGAMREQGARVGEMTLAPLGKEHVIGFLVDTLQCGRDEVVTLAELCLKKTGGNPFFLGQFLLSLHERGELRYDTRAGRWGWDDARISRMEMTDNVVDLMAGRIRGLAEPVQHTLRVAACIGNVFELQTLAVGLGVPAAEAATALWPALKEGLVLPLDGAYRFGGEAVTYRFLHDRVQQAAYSLIPAELRSALHLQVGRQLLRGASEEEREERLFSMVGHLNTGSSLLEAREERDELAALNLAAARKAKASTAYAAAMSYLQKGIALLGEDGFQRRHALAIELHLQAAEVSYLNKEFNRIDLYAREVLEHDEDVLLRVRVAEIRIQAFNAQNKLGDAVRTALGILEVLGVRFPDTPTEAELLTAVGELDEALAGRPISALLELPALTDPVKVAVLRILATTIPTSYLYDPRLFPLLAVRQVAYSVAHGNAGPSASGYASWAIILCGALGRIDDGYEFGKLASRVLARYDARNYEARTEYIVSCYIAHNKEHVRRSVQAFKDIYRTGLETGDLDFASYSLVSQATQLYLGGVELGQLEQLLAGSIPALVQLRHEPALNYTKAVRQVVHNLMGRTEDPSRLVGEAYDEETMLAFHQEARDSYGLGSAYLWKLQLCFLFGRRAEALKHADALRTQLNGLVGQFQVPTALLFDSLAVLANFADAPPGEQGRLLERVEENLRKLKTFAEHAPMNHAHKYSLVEAERARVLGQPERARELYYRAMALAHENEYRNEEALAAELFSEFAASRGELDLAGLFQEKAHHLYELWGAQAKVRELERRHPELAAVVMARHSARRMDTRQTDTVKELESVGSALDLLSVLKASQALSGEVHLEGLLKKLMGIVLENAGARRGLLMVEGESALGVVAGPAGIELVHEPVEQRQDVAQAIVRYVRRTHQAVVLGDAANSGAFISDAYVARHRPKSVLCQPILHQKKLVGVLYLENELVSNAFSPQLRQVLELLSAQAAISIENAKLYETLDSRVKARTRELSDALERLKETQRQLVVQEKLASLGMLTSGIAHELKNPLNFVNNFADLSVKLGEELVQEFTVQQERLTPSSYEYLRELVQDLRQNAVKIHEHGRRADGIVKAMLQHSSRPGTGQRQAVDVNGLVRQYTALALQGRGEGTASGVKLETHYDEALGQAEWVADEIGRVIINLLENALHAVQARKAREGAGYTPVITVSTRAVGDRMELRVRDNGTGIPAAVRERVFSPFFTTKAPGKGTGLGLSLSHNIVVQANGGSLTFESEEGRFTEFVVTLPRKAQRTA, from the coding sequence ATGAAGAGCCATGTGATTTCGGGATACGGCCTCCGGGAGAAGCTCTTCGAGAGCCGGCACTCCCTCATCTACCGGGCCGTGCGTGAGGCGGACGGGCGCCCAGTGGTGCTCAAGCTGGTTCACGCGGAGTACCCGACGAGCGAGCAGCTCGCGCGCTTCCGGTACGAGTTCCGGATGACGCGGCAGGCGCATGGCGAGGGCGTCATCGAGGCGCTCGCGCTGGAGGAGTTCCGGCAGGGCGTGGCGCTGGTGCTCGAGGACTTCGGGGGCCGGTCGCTGATGGAGCTGCTCGCCTCGGGGCCGCTGGAGCTGGGGCGCTTCCTGGACATGGCGGCGCGGCTGGCGGAGGCGCTCGGGGGTGTGCACCAGCGGCGCATCATCCACAAGGACATCAACCCCTCGAACATCCTCTACAACCCGGACTCGGACACGCTGAAGCTGATTGATTTCGGCATCTCCACCGAGCTGTCGCGCGAGGTGCCGGAGCAGGTGGGGCCGCGGGTGCTGGAGGGAACGCTGCCGTACATCTCGCCCGAGCAGACGGGGCGGATGAACCGGGCCATCGACTACCGGACGGACCTGTACTCGCTGGGCGTCACGCTGTACCAGCTGGTGACGGGGCGGCTGCCCTTCACGGCGGCGGACCCGATGGGACTGGTGCACGCGCACATCGCCCAGGTGCCGGTGCCGCCGCACGAGCTCGTCCCCTCGGTGCCTGGCGTGGTGTCGGACATCATCCTGCGGCTGTTGGCCAAGCGCGCGGAGGATCGCTACCAGAGCGCCTTCACGCTCCGGGCGGACCTGGAGCGGTGCCTGGCGCGCCTGGACAAGGGGGGAGACATCACCTCCTTCCCCATTGGTGCCAACGACGTGCCGGACGTGCTGCGGCTGCCGCAGCGGCTGCACGGCCGCGAGCGCGAGAGCCAGCTGTTGCTCGAGGCCTTCGAGCGCGTCGCGAGCGGGGGCAAGGAGCTGCTGCTGGTGGCGGGCTACTCGGGCATCGGCAAGAGCGCGCTGGTGCATGAGCTGCACAGGCCCATCGTCGAGCGGCGCGGCTATTTCATCTCGGGCAAGTTCGACCAGTTCAACCGCAACATCCCCTACGCCTCGCTCATCCAGGCGGTGCGGCAGTTGGTGCGGCAGCTGCTCACCGAGCCCGCGGAGGAGCTGGCCCGGTGGAAGGAGCGGCTGCTGGAGGCGGTGGGCGTCAACGGCCAGCTCATCATCGACGTCATCCACGAGGTGGCGCTCGTCATTGGCGAGCAGCCGCCGGTACCGGAGCTGCCGTCGACGGAGGCGCAGAACCGTTTCAATCTCACGTTCGAGCGCTTCTTCCGGGTGTTCGCGGACGTGTCGCACCCGTTGGCCATCTTCCTGGATGACCTGCAGTGGGCGGACCTGCCGTCGATGAGGCTGCTGGAGCGGCTGATGACGGACGCGGAGACGAAGCACCTGCTGCTCGTGGGAGCCTATCGCGACAACGAGGTGGACGCGGGGCATCCGCTGCTCGTCACCGTGGGGGCGATGCGCGAGCAGGGCGCGAGGGTGGGGGAGATGACGCTGGCGCCGCTCGGGAAGGAGCACGTCATCGGGTTCCTCGTGGACACGCTGCAGTGCGGGCGGGACGAGGTGGTGACGCTGGCGGAGCTGTGCTTGAAGAAGACGGGGGGCAACCCCTTCTTTCTCGGGCAGTTCCTGCTGTCGCTGCACGAGCGGGGCGAGCTGCGCTACGACACGCGGGCGGGCCGGTGGGGGTGGGACGACGCGCGCATCTCCCGCATGGAGATGACGGACAACGTGGTGGACCTGATGGCGGGGAGGATCCGCGGTCTGGCCGAGCCGGTGCAGCACACGCTTCGGGTGGCGGCGTGCATCGGCAACGTGTTCGAGCTCCAGACGCTCGCGGTGGGCCTGGGCGTGCCCGCCGCCGAGGCCGCCACCGCGCTCTGGCCGGCGCTCAAGGAGGGGCTCGTCCTCCCGTTGGATGGGGCGTACCGGTTCGGGGGTGAAGCAGTCACCTACCGCTTCCTGCATGACCGGGTGCAGCAGGCGGCCTACTCGCTCATTCCCGCGGAGCTGCGGAGCGCGCTGCACCTGCAGGTGGGCCGGCAGTTGTTGCGCGGGGCCAGCGAGGAGGAGCGCGAGGAGCGGCTCTTCTCGATGGTGGGCCATCTCAACACGGGGTCATCGCTCCTCGAGGCCCGGGAGGAGCGGGACGAGCTCGCGGCGTTGAACCTCGCGGCGGCGCGCAAGGCGAAGGCCTCCACCGCGTACGCGGCGGCCATGAGCTATCTCCAGAAGGGCATCGCGCTCCTCGGGGAGGACGGCTTCCAGCGGCGGCACGCGCTGGCCATCGAGCTCCACCTGCAGGCGGCCGAGGTGAGCTACCTCAACAAGGAATTCAACCGCATCGACCTCTACGCGCGCGAGGTCCTGGAGCACGACGAGGACGTGCTGCTGCGGGTGAGGGTGGCGGAGATCCGCATCCAGGCGTTCAACGCGCAGAACAAGCTGGGAGACGCGGTGCGCACCGCGCTGGGGATTCTCGAGGTGCTCGGCGTCCGTTTCCCGGACACGCCCACCGAGGCGGAGCTCCTGACGGCGGTAGGCGAGCTGGACGAGGCGCTCGCGGGCAGGCCCATCAGTGCGTTGCTGGAGCTGCCGGCGCTGACGGACCCGGTGAAGGTGGCGGTGCTGCGCATCCTGGCGACGACCATCCCGACGTCGTACCTGTATGACCCGAGGCTCTTCCCGCTGTTGGCGGTGCGGCAGGTGGCGTACTCGGTGGCGCACGGCAACGCGGGCCCGTCGGCGAGTGGTTATGCCTCCTGGGCCATCATCCTGTGTGGAGCGTTGGGGCGCATCGACGACGGCTACGAGTTCGGCAAGCTCGCCTCGCGGGTGCTCGCGCGCTACGACGCCAGGAACTACGAGGCCCGGACCGAGTACATCGTCTCCTGCTACATCGCGCACAACAAGGAGCACGTGCGCAGGAGCGTGCAGGCCTTCAAGGACATCTACCGCACGGGGCTGGAGACGGGAGACCTGGACTTCGCGAGCTACTCGCTCGTGTCCCAGGCCACGCAGCTCTACCTGGGGGGAGTGGAGCTGGGGCAGTTGGAGCAGCTGCTGGCCGGCAGCATTCCGGCGCTCGTGCAGCTGCGGCACGAGCCGGCGTTGAACTACACGAAGGCGGTGCGCCAGGTCGTCCACAACCTGATGGGCCGCACGGAGGACCCCAGCCGTCTGGTGGGCGAGGCCTATGACGAGGAGACGATGCTCGCCTTCCACCAGGAGGCGAGGGACTCGTACGGCCTGGGCAGCGCGTACCTGTGGAAGCTGCAACTGTGCTTCCTGTTCGGCCGCCGCGCCGAGGCGCTGAAGCACGCGGACGCACTGAGGACGCAGCTCAACGGGCTGGTGGGCCAGTTCCAGGTGCCCACCGCGCTGTTGTTCGACTCGCTCGCCGTGCTGGCCAATTTCGCGGACGCCCCGCCCGGGGAGCAGGGGCGGCTGTTGGAGCGGGTGGAGGAGAACCTGCGCAAGCTGAAGACTTTCGCCGAGCACGCGCCGATGAACCACGCGCACAAGTACAGCCTGGTGGAGGCGGAGCGGGCGCGGGTGCTGGGCCAGCCGGAGCGGGCGCGGGAGCTGTACTACCGGGCGATGGCCCTGGCCCACGAGAACGAGTACCGCAACGAGGAGGCGCTCGCGGCGGAGCTCTTCTCCGAGTTCGCCGCCAGCCGGGGGGAGTTGGACCTGGCGGGCCTGTTCCAGGAGAAGGCTCACCACCTGTACGAGCTGTGGGGCGCGCAGGCGAAGGTGCGGGAGTTGGAGCGCCGGCACCCGGAGCTCGCCGCGGTGGTGATGGCGAGGCACAGCGCGCGGCGGATGGACACGCGGCAGACGGACACGGTGAAGGAGCTGGAGAGCGTGGGCTCGGCGCTCGACCTGCTGTCGGTGCTCAAGGCCTCTCAGGCGCTCTCGGGCGAGGTGCACCTGGAGGGGCTGCTGAAGAAGCTGATGGGCATCGTGCTGGAGAACGCGGGAGCGCGCCGGGGCCTGTTGATGGTGGAGGGCGAGTCCGCGCTGGGCGTGGTGGCGGGCCCGGCGGGAATCGAGCTGGTGCACGAGCCGGTGGAGCAGCGGCAGGACGTGGCGCAGGCCATCGTGCGGTACGTGCGCAGGACGCACCAGGCGGTGGTGCTGGGAGACGCGGCGAACAGCGGGGCGTTCATCTCGGACGCGTACGTGGCGAGGCACCGGCCCAAGTCGGTGCTCTGCCAGCCCATCCTCCACCAGAAGAAGCTGGTGGGCGTGCTGTACCTGGAGAACGAGCTGGTCTCCAACGCCTTCTCCCCGCAGCTGCGCCAGGTGTTGGAGCTGCTGTCGGCGCAGGCGGCCATCTCCATCGAGAACGCGAAGCTGTACGAGACGTTGGACAGCCGGGTGAAGGCGCGGACGCGGGAGCTCTCCGATGCGTTGGAGCGGCTCAAGGAGACGCAGCGTCAGCTGGTGGTGCAGGAGAAGCTGGCGTCGCTGGGCATGCTCACCTCAGGCATCGCGCACGAGCTGAAGAATCCGCTCAACTTCGTGAACAACTTCGCGGACCTGTCGGTGAAGCTGGGCGAGGAGCTGGTGCAGGAGTTCACCGTGCAGCAGGAGCGGCTGACTCCGTCCAGCTACGAGTACCTGCGGGAGCTGGTGCAGGACCTGCGGCAGAACGCGGTGAAGATTCACGAGCACGGCAGGAGGGCGGACGGAATCGTGAAGGCGATGCTGCAGCACTCCTCGAGGCCGGGGACGGGGCAGCGGCAGGCGGTGGACGTGAATGGACTGGTGCGGCAGTACACGGCGCTGGCGCTGCAGGGGCGGGGCGAGGGCACGGCCAGTGGGGTGAAGCTGGAGACGCACTACGACGAGGCATTGGGGCAGGCGGAGTGGGTGGCGGATGAGATTGGGCGGGTGATCATCAACCTGCTGGAGAACGCGCTGCACGCGGTGCAGGCGCGCAAGGCCCGGGAGGGAGCGGGGTACACGCCGGTGATCACCGTCTCGACGCGGGCGGTGGGCGATCGGATGGAGCTGCGGGTGAGGGACAACGGGACGGGAATCCCGGCGGCGGTGCGGGAGCGCGTCTTCAGCCCGTTCTTCACGACGAAGGCGCCGGGGAAGGGGACGGGGTTGGGGCTGTCGCTGAGCCACAACATCGTCGTGCAGGCGAATGGGGGCTCGTTGACTTTCGAGTCAGAGGAGGGCCGCTTCACCGAGTTCGTGGTGACGCTGCCCCGGAAGGCCCAGCGGACGGCCTGA